TCACAAACACCAGAAGCGGAACCGAGAGCGTTGTGTACAAACTCAAGGAGAGGGGCCTGGAGAATATAGGGACACACCACGGGAGCCTGAGCCGGGAGACCAGGATGGAGGTCGAGGGCAACCTGCGAAACGGTGAGCTCCAGGCGGTCGTCTCCTCCACCTCCCTTGAACTCGGGATTGACATAGGGTCCATAGACCTCGTGGTGCAGATTGGCTCTCCAAAGTCCGTCGCCAAAGGTCTTCAGAGGGTCGGCAGGGCAGGCCACCAGTATGGAGGCACGTCGAAGGGCAGGATTGTCGTCTTCGAGAGTGACGACTTAGTCGAGTGCGCGGTTCTGTGCCGTGCGGCCCATAGGAAGGCGATCGACCGCGTCACCATCCCGATGAACTCTCTGGACGTGCTTGCACAGACACTCATCGGTATGTCGATCGAGCGCAAGTGGAAGGTAGACGAGGCCTACGCCCTGGTAAAACGGGCATATAACTACAAAGACCTGACAATGGGCCAGCTCGAGAGCGTTCTCCGATTCTTAGGAGGGAAGAACGAGTTTCAGGGCATATACTCGAAACTCTGGTACGACGAGAAGGAGCAGACGTTCGGGAAGAAGCGCGGCTCGAGGATGATATACTATCTGAACCAGGGGACGATTCCCGAAGAGGCGGACTACAGGGTGTTCTCGGAGCGCGGGTCGCCGGTCGGGTCCCTTTCCGAGAAGTTCGTGGAACGGCTGTCCCAGGGCGACATATTCGTGCTCGGGGGCAGGAGCTACGAGTTCATCAAGTCGAAGGGCACGAAGGCCTTCGTGAAGAGCGCCAGCGGCAGGAAACCTACCGTGCCTTCATGGACGGGCGAGATGTTGCCTAGGAGCTTCGACCTTTCCGTCATGATTGGCAGGTTCCGAGAAGAGATGGAGCAACGGCTGGGCAAGATGCCAGAGTCAGAGATCGCAGCCTGGCTGATGGAGGAGTTCGATGTTGATGAGGGTTCCGCGACGACCATCGTCAACTACTTCAAAGAGCAAAGGATCGTCGCGAAGATCCCGACGGATACAAGGCTAATAATCGAAGGCTATGTCGACGCCTCCGGGAACAAGAGCGCAATATTCCATTTCCCTTTCGGCAGACGGGTCAACGACGCGATGAGCAGAGCATACGCATTCTCTCTATCCGGGAAGCTGAAGTGCAATGTCACGGTCTCCGTCACGGACGATAGCTTCATGCTGACCGCCTCGAAAGGTTTCAGGCTGGAGGAGCTCGGGGACGTGCTCAGGTCCGAGGATCTGGAGAAGGTCCTCAGGAAGGCGGTCCGGGATTCCGAGCTCTTCTCCCAGCGCTTCAGGCACACCGCGACCAGGAGCTTCATGGTCCTAAGGAACTACAAGGGCAAGGAGCTCTCTGTCGCCCGCCAGCAGCTGCGGTCCAGCAGGCTCCTCGATGCGCTGCACGAGCTCGACGACTTCCCCGTTATGGTCGAGACGTACGAGGAAATACTGACTGAAGTCATGGACCTCGGACATGCGAAGGAGGTTCTGGAGAGCATAGAGAAGGGAGAGCGAACGATAGAGTATCTTCCGTTCTCGGGCGTGCCCTCTCCCTTCGCCCACAATGTAATCCTGGTTGGAGTCTCGGACATCGTGCTCATGGAGGACAGGAGCATGCTCCTGAGGGAGCTGCACAGGAAGGTCCTCGCCAGGGTTCTGGGTGAGGAATCAATTACGGAGTATCAGTTTGACACGGAGAAGGTCGAGGGTTACTTCGCAGCCAAGTTCCCGAAGATATCATCGAAGCAGGACATACTCGACACGCTCAAGCTGGTAGGCCCGATGAATCTCTTCCGCGAGAAGGGCGAGAGCATATACTCGCACTCGCAGCAGCCATTTGACGAGCTGAGAACATGGGCTGGAGATCTTCTACGGGAGGGAAAGGTGCGTTCGGTCTGGATCGGCGAAGACGTTTACATCGAGACTGAGGACTTCCAGCTCTACTCGTGCCTGCATCACAAGGACCTGACCCACGGCCCAGTTGAGAAGAAGGTCATGGCAGCCCTCGGGGAAAGCCACGGGAACCTCCAAGAGCTGGCAGGCGCGCTCGCCCTCGACAGAGGAGCGGTCCGCGAATCTCTCAGACGCCTGGAGACGGCCAGCCAGATATGTCGCTCTGATGTCAAGGGTGATTCCTATCGTTACTCGAAGGTGGACACAGGTTTCAGGCCCCGCAGGGATTGTCTCAGAGAGGCGATCGAGAGACATCTCGCCTATCACGCACCGATCACTGTCGAAGACGTTGCGTACGAGGTCGGCGTATTGGAGCATGAGGCCGAGGAGACCTTGCACGAGCTAGTCTCATATGAGACCGTCGTCTCAGGGAGGTTCATCGTCGGCGAGCAACAGCAGTACATGCTGGCCAAGGACTACCTCCGTCTGAGGTCGGAAGGCCAGCCGGTCTTCGACCGCGAGACTGTCAGGGCCTATAGCGAGGCGAAGCAGTTCGCGAAGGTAGGCTCCATCAAGGGCTATTTCGAGAAGTTCGGAGAAGCTGGGATGATCTATGACATCTTCCAGAGGGTCCAGGACTTCGACATGGAGGAGTTCGGTGATCTGAGGAAGAAGGGCGAGATTCTCCTCGGTAGGTTTGTTCGCGGGCGGCTCAGGTACGTTCTGGCCAGTGATGCTCCTCATTATCTCGGCGTCTACAGAAACGATCGCCTGGACAAGTACGAGCTCGAGATCATGCGTGTCATCAACAAGCTGGGGTCGGGGACCTTTCAGGAGATCGCGTCTGCCTCGGGATTCCCTCCGGACATCATGAGGGAGCACTTCGACTCTCTCGATCGAAAGGGATACCTGTTGCGCGAGTACGACGAGGCCGAATCATGGAGTTCGAGGAACGTCTATACTATCTGCGGCATAGAACCTGCGGCA
This Candidatus Thermoplasmatota archaeon DNA region includes the following protein-coding sequences:
- a CDS encoding ATP-dependent helicase; the encoded protein is MITKTTDKRSTEGVLSLMHPIVSEWFRTKFGDVTEAQSMAVPLIHERRNVLVSSPTGSGKTLTAFLSILNELILQAEKGALEDRIYAVYVSPLKALANDINENLIKPLAEISELFRVKGLSPPGVKVAVRTGDTLPSERQKQARVPPHIFITTPESLSLVLSTPVFSTKFEDVDYVIVDEVHEICDSKRGVALSVAIERLQSFCPKEFVRIGLSATVAPLEQVAEYLAGLKDGRPRDVNIVEVFAQRDLDLQVICPTKDMTALSFEVVNSKMYDLLKEMIEQHRTTLVFTNTRSGTESVVYKLKERGLENIGTHHGSLSRETRMEVEGNLRNGELQAVVSSTSLELGIDIGSIDLVVQIGSPKSVAKGLQRVGRAGHQYGGTSKGRIVVFESDDLVECAVLCRAAHRKAIDRVTIPMNSLDVLAQTLIGMSIERKWKVDEAYALVKRAYNYKDLTMGQLESVLRFLGGKNEFQGIYSKLWYDEKEQTFGKKRGSRMIYYLNQGTIPEEADYRVFSERGSPVGSLSEKFVERLSQGDIFVLGGRSYEFIKSKGTKAFVKSASGRKPTVPSWTGEMLPRSFDLSVMIGRFREEMEQRLGKMPESEIAAWLMEEFDVDEGSATTIVNYFKEQRIVAKIPTDTRLIIEGYVDASGNKSAIFHFPFGRRVNDAMSRAYAFSLSGKLKCNVTVSVTDDSFMLTASKGFRLEELGDVLRSEDLEKVLRKAVRDSELFSQRFRHTATRSFMVLRNYKGKELSVARQQLRSSRLLDALHELDDFPVMVETYEEILTEVMDLGHAKEVLESIEKGERTIEYLPFSGVPSPFAHNVILVGVSDIVLMEDRSMLLRELHRKVLARVLGEESITEYQFDTEKVEGYFAAKFPKISSKQDILDTLKLVGPMNLFREKGESIYSHSQQPFDELRTWAGDLLREGKVRSVWIGEDVYIETEDFQLYSCLHHKDLTHGPVEKKVMAALGESHGNLQELAGALALDRGAVRESLRRLETASQICRSDVKGDSYRYSKVDTGFRPRRDCLREAIERHLAYHAPITVEDVAYEVGVLEHEAEETLHELVSYETVVSGRFIVGEQQQYMLAKDYLRLRSEGQPVFDRETVRAYSEAKQFAKVGSIKGYFEKFGEAGMIYDIFQRVQDFDMEEFGDLRKKGEILLGRFVRGRLRYVLASDAPHYLGVYRNDRLDKYELEIMRVINKLGSGTFQEIASASGFPPDIMREHFDSLDRKGYLLREYDEAESWSSRNVYTICGIEPAA